The following are encoded in a window of Peromyscus leucopus breed LL Stock chromosome X, UCI_PerLeu_2.1, whole genome shotgun sequence genomic DNA:
- the Tent5d gene encoding terminal nucleotidyltransferase 5D, translating into MSEIRFSNLTWDHIVTLDRVLDEVIPIHGRGNFPTLEVKPKDIVHVVKDQLIKQGIIVKDTRLNGSTASYVLASHNGISYKDLDIIFGVDLPSDQEFQVVKDAVLGCLLDFLPKGVKKEKITLKTMKEAYVQKMVKICNNHDRWSLISLSNNTGKNVELKFVNSLRRQFEFSVDSFQILLDSMLDFYSVPNAKLTKESCPVVVAESMYGDFQEAMIHLKYKLIYTRKPEEIRGGGLLKYSNLLVRDFKPACQTEIKTLERYMCSRFFIDFPDVAEQQKKIESYLRNHFIGEEISKYDYLMTLHGVVNQSTVCLMGYERRQTLNMITLLALKVLGEQNILPSTDSVTCFYQPAPYLVLERGYPSYYVASGLPLVYFQPCPAVQFPVQNDMM; encoded by the coding sequence ATGTCAGAGATCAGATTCAGCAATCTCACTTGGGATCACATTGTAACATTGGATCGCGTGTTAGATGAAGTAATCCCAATTCATGGAAGGGGCAATTTCCCCACGCTGGAGGTAAAACCCAAAGATATTGTTCATGTTGTGAAAGATCAACTCATAAAGCAGGGCATTATTGTTAAAGATACCAGATTGAATGGTTCTACAGCAAGTTACGTACTCGCAAGCCATAATGGAATCAGCTATAAAGATTTGGACATTATTTTTGGTGTTGATCTACCAAGTGACCAAGAATTTCAGGTTGTTAAGGATGCAGTTTTAGGTTGTCTACTTGACTTTTTACCAAAaggtgttaaaaaagaaaagattaccCTAAAGACAATGAAAGAGGCATATGTGCAGAAAATGGTCAAAATTTGCAATAACCATGATCGTTGGAGTCTCATCTCTCTTTCAAATAACACCGGAAAGAATGTAGAACTAAAATTTGTGAATTCACTAAGACGACAATTTGAATTTAGTGTAGattcttttcaaattcttttgGATTCCATGTTAGATTTCTATAGTGTCCCAAATGCTAAGCTAACCAAAGAATCCTGTCCTGTTGTGGTGGCTGAAAGTATGTATGGGGATTTCCAGGAAGCAATGATACATTTGAAATACAAGCTTATATATACCAGAAAACCTGAAGAGATCAGAGGTGGTGGCCTTTTGAAATATAGCAATCTGTTGGTTCGTGATTTCAAACCAGCTTGTCAAACAGAAATTAAGACTCTGGAACGTTATATGTGTTCTAGatttttcattgattttcctGATGTAGCAGAACagcaaaagaaaattgaatcatacCTCCGCAACCATTTCATAGGTGAAGAAATAAGCAAGTATGACTATCTTATGACCTTGCATGGAGTTGTGAACCAAAGTACTGTCTGCCTCATGGGTTATGAAAGAAGGCAGACTCTTAACATGATCACCCTTTTGGCTTTGAAAGTACTTGGAGAACAGAATATATTACCCAGTACAGACAGCGTAACTTGCTTTTATCAACCTGCACCATACCTAGTTCTTGAGAGAGGGTACCCAAGTTATTATGTAGCGTCTGGGCTACCACTTGTTTACTTCCAGCCATGTCCTGCAGTGCAGTTTCCAGTACAAAATGATATGATGTAA